In Pseudomonas sp. HR96, the DNA window TCAGGCAGAACAGCCGCCCCTGGCGGTCGAAGCACGGCTGTTGCAGGCTTGCCCCCTCGGCGATACAGCGCGCCGGGGCGTTGCCGTCGCGGCACATCAGGCGGGTCAGGGTCCAGGGTTGATGCGGGCGAGCCCATTCGATCCAGGCCAGGCGCTGGCCATCGCTGCTGGTGACCGGCGAGGCGTAGAAATCCGCCCCTTCGGCCAATACCTGCAGTTGCCCGTCACTCAGGGCCACGCTGACCAGGCGATGGTTGCTGCCGTCTTCCTGCACTGCCAGCACCTGCCCTGCCGAATACTCCAGCCCGCCATAGCGGCACTCGCCCTCGGTCAGGGCCAGCGGGGCGCTGCCATCGAGCGCCTGGCGGTACAGCTGCTGGTCGCTTTCGTTGACGAACACCAGCTCGTCGCCGGCAATGCAGAAGGCGCCGCCACCGTATTCATACACCCGGCTGCGGGCGCTGAAGCCGTCCGGGGTCAGGCGCAGCGCCTGGCCATCGCGCCACTGCCACAGGCGGCAGGCGCCATCCGCTGGGCGAAATTCATTCCAGAACACGCCCAGCGGGCCGGCCTTGAGCTCGGCGAAGTCGGTGCCGGCGGCAACAGCCTCGGCGGCGGAAAACAAGTCAGCTGCGGGCGATGATTCGTGAGTTTCGTTCATTGCGAAAGGCCAGTTGTTCGATGGTCTGGGTGGCATGCTCGGCTTCTTCGCGAGCTTGCAGAATGACCCCATGATGCACCGATTTGCTGCACACCGGGTCGGCATTTGCCGCATCACCGGTGAGCATGAACGCCTGGCAGCGGCAGCCGCCGAAGTCCTTTTCCTTTTCATCGCAGGAGCGGCAGGGTTCGGGCATCCACTCGTAGCCGCGAAAGCGGTTGAAGCCGAACGAGTCATACCAGATGTGCTGCATGCTGTGCTCGCGCACATTGGGAAACTGCACCGGCATCTGCCGCGCGCCGTGGCAGGGCAGGGCTGTGCCGTCTGGGGTGACGGTGAGGAAGATGCTGCCCCAGCCATTCATGCAGGCCTTGGGCCGCTCTTCGTAATAGTCGGGGGTGACGAAGATCAGCTTGCAGGGGTTGCCGGCGGCTACCAGCTTCTCGCGGTACTCGTTGGTGATGCGCTCGGCGCGCACCAGCTGCTCGCGGGTCGGCAGCAGGCCGGCGCGGTTGAGTTCGGCCCAGCCGTAGAACTGGCAGGTGGCGAGTTCCACGAAGTCGGCTTCCAGCGCCACGCACAGCTCGATGATGCGGTCGATGCGGTCGATGTTGTGCCGGTGGGTGACGAAGTTCAGCACCATCGGGTAGCCGTGGGCCTTGACCGCGCGGGCCATTTCCAGCTTTTGCGCGAAGGCCTTCTTCGAGCCGGCCAGGAGGTTGTTGACCTGCTCGTCGCTGGCCTGGAAGCTGATCTGGATGTGGTCGAGCCCGGCTTGCTTGAAGTCGGCGATCTTCTGCTCGGTCAGGCCGATGCCCGAGGTGATCAGGTTGGTGTAGTACCCCAGCCGCCGCGCCTCGGCAATCAGCAAGGCCAGGTCCTGGCGCACCAGCGGCTCGCCGCCGGAGAAGCCGATCTGCGCGGCGCCCATCTCGCGGGCCTCGCCCATGACCTTGAACCACTCTTCGGTGGTCAGCTCCTTGCCCTGGGCGGCGAAGTCCAGCGGGTTGGAGCAATACGGGCACTGCAACGGGCAGCGATAGGTCAACTCGGCCAGCAGCCACAGCGGCAGGCCGATCGCAGGCGTCGGCGGAATGTACGGTCCGCCGGGCTCAGGCAAGTTCGATCCAGTGCTCTGCACGGGCCACCTCCATGAACTGCACGATGTCGTCGGCCAGCTCCGGCACACCGGGGAATTGGCGGTCCAGTTCGGCAATGATCGCGGCGACGTTGCGCTGGCCATCGATCAGGCCGCCGATGGCGCTGGCACTGTCGTTGAGTTTGATCATGCCCTCAGGATAGAGCAGCACGTGGCCTTTTTGCGCCGGCTCGTACTGGAAGCGGTAGCCCTGGCGCCATTTGGGCACCAGGCTTGTGTCGAACGCTTGAGCAAGGCTCACAGGGCAATCCCCTTATGCCAGACGCGCTGGTCGGTAACGCTGTGGTAGGGCGGGCGGTTCAGTTCGTAGGCCATGCTCATGGCGTCGAGCATGCTCCAGAGGATGTCCAGCTTGAACTGGAGGATTTCCAGCATGCGCTGCTGGCCCTCGGCCGTGGTGTAGTGCTGCAGGGTGATCGCCAGGCCGTGCTCGACGTCACGCCGGGCCTGGCCCAGGCGGGTACGGAAGTACTCGTAGCCGGCCGGGTCGATCCAGGGGTAGTGCTGCGGCCAGCTGTCCAGGCGCGACTGGTGGATCTGCGGCGCGAACAGTTCGGTCAGCGAGCTGCTGGCGGCCTCCTGCCAGCTGGCCCGGCGGGCGAAGTTGACGTAGGCATCGACGGCGAAGCGCACCCCGGGCAGCACCAGCTCCTGGGAGCGCAGCTGGTCCGGATCCAGCCCCACCGCCTGGCCCAGGCGCAGCCAGGCTTCGATACCGCCGTCCTCGCCGGGCGCGCCATCGTGGTCGAGCAGGCGCTGAATCCACTCGCGGCGCACTTCGCGGTCCGGGCAGTTGGCGAGGATGGCCGCGTCCTTCATCGGGATGTTGACCTGATAATAGAAGCGGTTGGCGACCCAGCCCTGGATCTGCTCGCGCGTGGCACGGCCTTCGTACATCGCTACGTGGTAGGGATGATAGATGTGGTAATAGGCGCCCTTGGCGCGCAAGGCCTGTTCGAATTCGGCGGGGGAAAGCGGCTCGCTCATGTTCACTCCTACAGCTCGATGCTCATGCCGTCATAGGCGACTTCGACATTGCGGCGCGCCAGTTCGGCGCGTTCGGCGGAGTCTTCATCGAGAATCGGGTTGGTGTTGTTGATGTGGATCAGCACCTTGCGCTGCTCGGGCAATTGCTCCAGTACCTCCAGCATGCCGCCTGGGCCACTCTGCGCCAGGTGACCCATCTCGCGGCCGGTGCGGGTGCCGACGCCACGGCGCTGCATTTCGTCGTCCTGCCACAAGGTGCCGTCGACCAGCAGCACGTCTGCTGCAGCCATGTGCGCCATCACCGCCTCGTCGACCTGGCCCAGGCCTGGGGCGTAGAACAACCGCCCGCCGCTGCGCAGGTCTTCGACGATCAGGCCAAGGTTATCGCCCGGGTGCGGGTCGAAACGGTGTGGTGAGTAGGGCGGCGCAGCGCTGCGCAGCGGGAACGGGGTGAAGCGCAGGTTCGGGCAGGCGGGGATGACGAAACTGCCCTCAAGCTCGATGCGGTTCCACTGCAGGCCGCCGTTCCAGTGGCTCAACATGTTGAACAGCGGGAAACCGCTGGTCAGGTCCTGATGGACCATATCGGTGCACCAGACCTGGTGCGGGCAGCCTTCGCGCAGCATCAACAGGCCGGTGGTGTGGTCGATCTGGCTGTCCAGCAGGACAATGGCCTGGATGCCGGTGTCGCGCAGGGCGCGGCCCGGTTGCAGGGGGGCGAAGCTTTGCAGCTGGGCGCGGATGTCCGGCGAGGCGTTGCACAGGACCCAGTTGACGCCGTCATCGGACAGCGCGATGGACGACTGGCTACGGGCCTGGGCGCGCAGGCTGCCGTCGCGAAAACCCGCGCAGTTGGCGCAGTTGCAGTTCCACTGGGGGAAGCCGCCGCCAGCGGCGGAGCCAAGAATCTGGACGTACATGACGATCCTGTAGGGCAGAGGATGGAGACATCAGGCAAAAACAAAAACGCCCCGGCGGACCAGGGCGTTGCACAGCCATTACAAATCAGCGGCTTGCGAAGTACATGGTGACTTCAAAGCCGATACGCAGGTCGGTGTAGGCAGGTTTGGTCCACATGGGCATATTCCTTCAGGTTGCTGGATGGCCGCCGGGGCGGGGTGACGACTACTACACATTTAGTCCATCTCGGCCAGAAGATGTTCAGATGCTTTGGGCGCTATGTTACTAAATTTCTTTGTACCAAATGGTTAAATCTCCATGAAAGGCCTTTGCAGAATCGGTAACGATTCAGCCTTGCGACAGCCAGCGCGGGGCGTCTACCCGGGCGTTGGCCAGCAGCAGTCGCCCCTCGTTGCCATCGATCAGTTGACGACCGGCGGCCTGCAGGCTGGCGCCGTTCTGTGCCTGCAAGGCCGCCTGCAGCGCCGCCGGATAATCTCCGCCTCGGCCCGCCAGATGGGCTTGCCACAGCCACTCGGTGGCGCGTTCCAATTCCATGTCATGCAGGTTGAAGCGGCCCGCCATGTCTTCGGCCTGGGTTTTGATCAAGATGTCGGGCAATTCGGCGAGCAGCGCCGGTAGCTCGGCGATGAAGGTTTCGATATGTTCCAGCAGCGCGGCAACCGGGGTGCCAGGCGACTGCACGCCGAACAGCAGGCCGCCGCGCCCGGCCAGCTGCCGCCAGCCGCTGAACACCGCATAGCCCAGCTGCAATTGCACCCGCAGGCGCTGGTAGAACGGCGCCTGGAGCAGCTGGGCCAGCAGGCGCCAGGCGGCCTCGTCGGCCAGATCGGCCGCAGGTGCCGGGCAGAACAGCAGCAGGGCATGCTCGCTGGAAGGGGTTGGTACCTGCACCTGGCGCCATTGCGCCCAAGACGCCAGTGCCCGGGTCGCACTGGCGTCTGCGCGGCCCGGCAGTGCCTGCAAGGCGGCGGCCAGCGCGGGTCGCTCGGCCTCGGCCAGGCCCAGCACCAGGCCGTCCCAGCGAGCGCCGGCCCAGGCGCTCGCCAGTGCTGCGGGTCCGTCCTCGGACCGGCTGGCGCGGGCGCCGGAATCGACGTGCTCGGCGAGCAGCGCCAGCAATTGGCGAATGGGCACCAACACCGGCGGCGTACTGCCGGCCTGCCAGGCGCTGGCCGGCGGTTGCCGCAGGGTGGTCACCGCGCTGGCGACCACGCTGGGCAGGGCCGCAGCTGCACCGCCGCACTCCAGGGTCCAGTCGCGGCCATGGCAGTGCAGCCGCAGCTTCACCCCGGCCTGTTCGGCTTCGGCCTGCACACCGGCGAGGGCGCGTTGCAAGGTCGCGGTCACCTCCTCGGGGGCGCGGGCCGCCAGACGCCAGCGCAGGCGCAGGCCGGCCAGCGGCCCCGGCGGACCGGCCTGCCAGGCCAGCGCCGACGGCCACGGCGGCACATGCCCGGGGCTGCGTGTGCCGCGCAGAAAACGGTTGCGCGGTGGCAGGCGCCAGCTGCTGTTTAGCGGCTGGTCGGGCGCGGCGGCGACGGGATGCAGCAGGGCTTCCGGGCGCAGTTGCGCGAGCAGTTCGCGCAAGGCCGGCAGGCCGTCGGCAGGGCCATCGTGCGCGTCGGGTTCGATCAGGCCGCGAGCCAGCTCCAGGGCTCCGGCCACCTGCCGGCGCCGCTCGCGCAGCAGCGCAGACTCTTCTCGCAGCGTCGGCCAGTCGTCGTGGGCGGCGAAGGCTTGCAGCCAGTCGAAGACGCGCGCGGCGATCGCGCCTTCATCCTCGGCGCGGGTACCGCCCAGGGCGATGCTGAGCAGCAGCTGATCGGCGAAACGGTAGTGGGTCTTGAGTTGCAGCGACTGCGCCCAGCCGCGCTGACGCAGCTCGGCCAGCAGCCCGCCGTCGTGGCCGCTGGCGACCCAAGTGGCGAGAAACTCCAGTGCCCAGCCCATGCCTCGCGGCGATGCCTGGCAGGCGAACAGCAGATCCAGGCGGCTGGCGTCGGGGCGCGGCGCCCCGGCTTGGCGCAGCTCGCCGCGCAGGGGTGGCGCCGGCGCCTGCACTTGGCCGGGGCCTGGCGGCAGGGCCGTGGTGGCCCGTTCGGCCAGGGCCTGCAAGTGCGCCAGCGGCTGCGGCCCGACCAGGCACAGGCTCATCTGCCCGGTCTGGTAGTGGCCCTGGTAGAACTCGCGCAGGGCCTGCTGGAACGCCGCGCTCGGCACCCGCAGGCTGTAGCGGTTGCCGGCGTGGAAGGCGCGCAACGGGTGGGCCGGATTCAGCGGCTGGATCAGCCAGAGGTCGTGGCGCGCCTGGGCGTCGCGGCTCCAGGCGATGAACTCGGCGTGCAGCACCTCACGTTCGCGCAGCTGCTCGGCGGCGCCCAGGCGCGGGTGCGCGAGCATGTCGCAGAGCCGCTCAAGGCCGGCGGCGAAGGAGGCCGGGGGCAGCTCGAAGAAGAAGTCGGTGCAGCGCTCGCGGGTGCTGGCGTTGAGCTGGCCGCCGTTGCGCTGAACGAACGGCATCAGTGCTTCGTCGCCCGAGAATCGTTGCCCGCCGAGGAAAAAAAGGTGCTCGAGAAAGTGCGCCAGACCCGGCCAGGCGGCGGGTACATCGTGGCTGCCGGCATGCACCCGGAGAAAGGCGGCGGCTTGCTTGAGATGGGGGACGTGGTGCAGTTGCACCGGGAGGCCGTTGGCGAGAGTCAGCGAATGTTGCTGAGGGGGCATGAGCTTGCGTCGCCAGTGAGAAGTGTCGAAACCGGCCTGCGGCCTGTCGGGGCGTTGTCCCTCCCACATTGGACGTGGGAGGGGCAAGCGGTTTCGACGATTCTAGATCAGTACGCGTTCTTGTTCACAAAGCCTTTGAACAGGGTCAGGAAAATGATCTTGATGTCCATCCACACCGACCAGTGCTCGATGTACTCGAGGTCGAACTCGATGCGTTTCTGCATCTTGTCCAGGGTGTCGGTTTCGCCGCGCCAGCCGTTGACCTGAGCCCAGCCGGTGATGCCTGGCTTGACCTTGTGGCGCAGCATGTAACCGTTCACCTGGGTGCGATACTGCTCGTTGTGAGCCACCGCGTGCGGGCGCGGGCCGACGATGGACATGTCGCCCTTGAGCACGTTGAAGAACTGCGGCAGCTCGTCCAGCGAGGTCTTGCGCAGGATCGCGCCCAGCGGGGTGATGCGCGAGTCGCCGCGGCTGGCCTGGGTCACGGTGGCGCCG includes these proteins:
- the pqqE gene encoding pyrroloquinoline quinone biosynthesis protein PqqE, which produces MQSTGSNLPEPGGPYIPPTPAIGLPLWLLAELTYRCPLQCPYCSNPLDFAAQGKELTTEEWFKVMGEAREMGAAQIGFSGGEPLVRQDLALLIAEARRLGYYTNLITSGIGLTEQKIADFKQAGLDHIQISFQASDEQVNNLLAGSKKAFAQKLEMARAVKAHGYPMVLNFVTHRHNIDRIDRIIELCVALEADFVELATCQFYGWAELNRAGLLPTREQLVRAERITNEYREKLVAAGNPCKLIFVTPDYYEERPKACMNGWGSIFLTVTPDGTALPCHGARQMPVQFPNVREHSMQHIWYDSFGFNRFRGYEWMPEPCRSCDEKEKDFGGCRCQAFMLTGDAANADPVCSKSVHHGVILQAREEAEHATQTIEQLAFRNERNSRIIARS
- the pqqB gene encoding pyrroloquinoline quinone biosynthesis protein PqqB; its protein translation is MYVQILGSAAGGGFPQWNCNCANCAGFRDGSLRAQARSQSSIALSDDGVNWVLCNASPDIRAQLQSFAPLQPGRALRDTGIQAIVLLDSQIDHTTGLLMLREGCPHQVWCTDMVHQDLTSGFPLFNMLSHWNGGLQWNRIELEGSFVIPACPNLRFTPFPLRSAAPPYSPHRFDPHPGDNLGLIVEDLRSGGRLFYAPGLGQVDEAVMAHMAAADVLLVDGTLWQDDEMQRRGVGTRTGREMGHLAQSGPGGMLEVLEQLPEQRKVLIHINNTNPILDEDSAERAELARRNVEVAYDGMSIEL
- the pqqC gene encoding pyrroloquinoline-quinone synthase PqqC; this translates as MSEPLSPAEFEQALRAKGAYYHIYHPYHVAMYEGRATREQIQGWVANRFYYQVNIPMKDAAILANCPDREVRREWIQRLLDHDGAPGEDGGIEAWLRLGQAVGLDPDQLRSQELVLPGVRFAVDAYVNFARRASWQEAASSSLTELFAPQIHQSRLDSWPQHYPWIDPAGYEYFRTRLGQARRDVEHGLAITLQHYTTAEGQQRMLEILQFKLDILWSMLDAMSMAYELNRPPYHSVTDQRVWHKGIAL
- the pqqF gene encoding pyrroloquinoline quinone biosynthesis protein PqqF; the protein is MPPQQHSLTLANGLPVQLHHVPHLKQAAAFLRVHAGSHDVPAAWPGLAHFLEHLFFLGGQRFSGDEALMPFVQRNGGQLNASTRERCTDFFFELPPASFAAGLERLCDMLAHPRLGAAEQLREREVLHAEFIAWSRDAQARHDLWLIQPLNPAHPLRAFHAGNRYSLRVPSAAFQQALREFYQGHYQTGQMSLCLVGPQPLAHLQALAERATTALPPGPGQVQAPAPPLRGELRQAGAPRPDASRLDLLFACQASPRGMGWALEFLATWVASGHDGGLLAELRQRGWAQSLQLKTHYRFADQLLLSIALGGTRAEDEGAIAARVFDWLQAFAAHDDWPTLREESALLRERRRQVAGALELARGLIEPDAHDGPADGLPALRELLAQLRPEALLHPVAAAPDQPLNSSWRLPPRNRFLRGTRSPGHVPPWPSALAWQAGPPGPLAGLRLRWRLAARAPEEVTATLQRALAGVQAEAEQAGVKLRLHCHGRDWTLECGGAAAALPSVVASAVTTLRQPPASAWQAGSTPPVLVPIRQLLALLAEHVDSGARASRSEDGPAALASAWAGARWDGLVLGLAEAERPALAAALQALPGRADASATRALASWAQWRQVQVPTPSSEHALLLFCPAPAADLADEAAWRLLAQLLQAPFYQRLRVQLQLGYAVFSGWRQLAGRGGLLFGVQSPGTPVAALLEHIETFIAELPALLAELPDILIKTQAEDMAGRFNLHDMELERATEWLWQAHLAGRGGDYPAALQAALQAQNGASLQAAGRQLIDGNEGRLLLANARVDAPRWLSQG
- the pqqD gene encoding pyrroloquinoline quinone biosynthesis peptide chaperone PqqD, with product MSLAQAFDTSLVPKWRQGYRFQYEPAQKGHVLLYPEGMIKLNDSASAIGGLIDGQRNVAAIIAELDRQFPGVPELADDIVQFMEVARAEHWIELA
- the pqqA gene encoding pyrroloquinoline quinone precursor peptide PqqA; the protein is MWTKPAYTDLRIGFEVTMYFASR